A window of Prolixibacter sp. SD074 contains these coding sequences:
- a CDS encoding TonB-dependent receptor, producing the protein MKKSVFAVLLGMIMGFYSFTAFGQGTITGQVVDAETGESLIGAAVTVNGTTIGTATDFNGSFKLQVLAGEQTVKFSYIGYEQKEQTVTVKNGATADMKKVQLKNDAVGLSEVNVMANVAVSRKTPVAATTINAKTIQLELGSQEFPAIMKMTPSVYTSNLGGGYGDSRINVRGFDQKNVAVMINGIPVNDMENGWVYWSNWAGLSDATRMMQVQRGLGASKLAISSVGGTLNIITKTTDAKKGGFAQYGMTDYGRKKYMLGLSTGLMENGWAVSFIGSRTEGTGYIESTWVDAWSYFLSISKQLNDKNLLQFTAIGAPQKHGQRPNDEFSAMTESVHDAMGTKYNMRYGYLDGKKMNEKVNYYHKPQFALNWYWDISENAKLQTSLYASVGRGGGSGLLGRYYDSFQYMGETVPGFYYKYDVPKVGFGTAGYDMKNPLAHEDFNISRAANINAAGNGEGAVQILRNSVNEHNWEGILSSLNAHLGENLNLVAGIDGRIYKGIHYREVRDLLGANYWDDSYAGYKSGNAMAKVGDKIDYYNDGLVNYFGGFGQLEYSNDIWSAFVAATLSNTWYKRVDYFTYDNNKYNTNGYNGEPNYKGVNSPTENQMGYSVKGGVNWNVSPRSNFFVNAGYYARAPYFDYVFINYANDVNPDYTTEKISSIEAGYGYKSKKFDARINAYYTQWDDRWTDGSYRYTLPDGTSANQTVYFKGLNESHKGVEAELKYNPTHWLRLAANGSVNDWHYTKDVNVDIFDDSHAKVGSATLYTKDLKVADAPQTQFGLAAKANVTKQIDLGLNWLYNADFYAKFSPENRTDPNDRQQSWKIPNYNTLDARIGYAFKIGDLDSYFNANCYNVFNTSYIADAWDRGSGVGSHTRDNMVGFWGFGRNFNFSLRVNF; encoded by the coding sequence ATGAAAAAGTCAGTCTTTGCTGTCCTTCTCGGAATGATAATGGGGTTCTACTCATTTACCGCTTTTGGACAGGGAACAATTACCGGACAGGTAGTTGATGCAGAAACAGGCGAAAGCCTGATTGGTGCCGCAGTTACTGTTAACGGCACGACCATTGGAACAGCAACAGATTTCAATGGAAGCTTTAAGTTACAGGTCCTTGCCGGAGAGCAAACCGTTAAATTTTCTTATATCGGCTATGAGCAAAAAGAGCAAACCGTTACGGTGAAAAACGGTGCGACTGCCGATATGAAGAAAGTGCAGCTGAAGAATGACGCTGTTGGTCTTTCGGAAGTAAACGTAATGGCCAACGTGGCAGTTTCGCGTAAAACTCCTGTTGCTGCTACTACCATTAACGCCAAAACTATCCAGTTGGAACTCGGTTCACAGGAATTTCCTGCAATCATGAAAATGACGCCGAGTGTATACACCAGTAATTTAGGTGGTGGTTACGGTGATTCACGTATCAACGTTCGTGGTTTCGACCAGAAAAACGTTGCTGTAATGATCAACGGTATTCCGGTGAACGATATGGAAAACGGCTGGGTGTACTGGTCAAACTGGGCCGGTCTGTCTGATGCTACGCGCATGATGCAGGTTCAGCGTGGTTTGGGAGCTTCAAAGTTGGCTATCAGCTCTGTTGGAGGTACCCTGAACATTATCACCAAAACAACGGATGCGAAAAAAGGTGGTTTTGCACAGTACGGAATGACTGATTATGGTCGTAAGAAGTACATGCTGGGACTTTCTACCGGTTTGATGGAAAACGGCTGGGCTGTTTCTTTCATTGGTAGCCGCACCGAAGGAACCGGATACATTGAATCTACCTGGGTAGATGCATGGTCATACTTCCTTTCGATTTCGAAGCAACTGAACGACAAAAACCTGCTGCAGTTCACGGCTATAGGTGCTCCTCAGAAACACGGACAGCGTCCGAATGATGAGTTTTCTGCTATGACAGAATCCGTTCACGATGCGATGGGAACCAAATACAACATGCGTTACGGTTACCTCGACGGTAAGAAAATGAATGAAAAAGTAAACTATTACCACAAACCTCAGTTTGCCCTGAACTGGTACTGGGATATCAGCGAAAATGCAAAACTGCAAACTTCGCTGTATGCTTCTGTCGGCCGTGGTGGGGGTTCCGGCCTGCTGGGACGTTACTATGATTCTTTCCAGTACATGGGCGAAACCGTTCCCGGATTCTACTACAAGTATGACGTACCGAAAGTAGGTTTTGGTACCGCCGGATACGATATGAAAAACCCATTGGCTCACGAAGATTTCAATATTTCACGTGCAGCCAACATCAATGCTGCTGGTAACGGCGAAGGTGCTGTTCAGATTCTCCGTAACTCGGTTAACGAGCACAACTGGGAAGGTATTCTTTCTTCCTTGAATGCACACCTGGGTGAGAACCTGAACCTGGTTGCTGGTATCGACGGTCGTATATATAAAGGTATCCACTACCGTGAAGTACGTGACTTGTTAGGTGCTAACTACTGGGACGATTCTTATGCCGGATACAAATCGGGTAACGCGATGGCCAAAGTTGGTGACAAAATTGACTACTACAATGATGGTCTGGTTAACTACTTTGGTGGTTTCGGCCAGTTGGAGTACTCAAACGATATTTGGTCAGCTTTCGTTGCTGCAACACTCTCGAACACATGGTACAAGCGTGTCGACTATTTCACCTACGACAACAACAAGTATAATACCAACGGTTACAACGGTGAGCCGAACTATAAAGGCGTTAATAGTCCGACTGAAAACCAGATGGGTTATAGCGTAAAAGGTGGCGTTAACTGGAACGTTAGCCCGCGTTCAAACTTCTTCGTGAATGCAGGTTACTATGCTCGTGCACCTTACTTCGACTATGTATTCATTAACTATGCGAACGATGTTAATCCGGACTATACGACCGAGAAAATTTCATCGATTGAAGCTGGTTACGGATACAAGTCGAAAAAATTCGATGCCCGCATCAACGCATACTACACGCAGTGGGACGACCGGTGGACCGACGGTTCATATCGCTACACTTTGCCTGACGGAACTTCTGCCAACCAGACTGTATATTTCAAAGGTTTGAACGAGTCGCACAAAGGTGTTGAGGCTGAGTTGAAATACAACCCGACTCACTGGTTGCGTTTGGCTGCCAACGGTTCGGTTAACGACTGGCACTATACCAAAGATGTGAACGTTGACATTTTCGACGACAGTCACGCAAAAGTAGGTTCTGCTACGCTGTATACGAAGGATCTGAAAGTAGCTGATGCACCGCAGACTCAGTTTGGTTTGGCTGCTAAAGCAAACGTGACCAAGCAGATTGACTTGGGCCTGAACTGGTTGTATAACGCTGATTTCTACGCGAAGTTTTCTCCGGAAAACCGTACCGATCCAAACGATCGTCAGCAGTCTTGGAAAATTCCGAACTACAACACATTGGATGCCCGTATCGGATATGCATTCAAAATCGGAGATCTTGATTCTTATTTCAATGCCAACTGCTATAATGTATTTAATACGTCGTACATTGCCGATGCATGGGATCGTGGTTCAGGCGTTGGTAGCCATACCCGCGACAACATGGTTGGTTTCTGGGGATTCGGACGTAACTTCAACTTCTCACTCCGTGTGAACTTCTAA
- the nadA gene encoding quinolinate synthase NadA, translated as MEEVAIRHMLEDKGFIDGPISPQVNLIEEIQRLKREKNAVILGHFYITPELQDISDFLGDSLALARKAQETDADVIVFLGVHFMAETAKILNPDKKVIIPDLKAGCSLAESAPKEAFAKFKAEHPGHKVISYINCTADIKTLSDVIVTSSNAKKIVDSFPEDAKLIFAPDKNLGNYLNSQTGRDMVLWDGACMVHEKYSLERIVELMDADPDAEFIAHPECERPVLMVAKYVGSTTALLNYVQQNAAKKFIVATESGILHQMQKACPEKMFIPAPSIDSTCGCNDCTYMKLNTVQKLYLALKHERPEIKLDAETIEKAKAPILRMLELS; from the coding sequence ATGGAAGAAGTAGCAATCCGGCATATGCTGGAGGATAAAGGGTTTATTGACGGGCCCATTTCCCCGCAGGTGAACCTGATTGAAGAGATTCAACGACTGAAGCGGGAAAAGAATGCGGTCATTCTGGGACATTTCTATATCACTCCTGAGTTGCAGGATATTTCCGATTTTTTAGGTGATTCGTTGGCTTTGGCCAGAAAAGCGCAGGAAACCGATGCCGACGTCATTGTTTTCCTGGGCGTTCATTTCATGGCCGAAACCGCCAAAATTCTGAATCCTGATAAGAAAGTCATTATACCGGATTTAAAAGCCGGTTGTTCATTGGCCGAATCGGCGCCGAAAGAAGCTTTTGCCAAATTCAAAGCCGAACATCCCGGCCACAAGGTCATCTCCTACATCAACTGCACCGCTGATATTAAAACGCTTTCCGATGTGATTGTCACTTCCTCGAACGCGAAGAAGATTGTTGATTCGTTCCCGGAAGATGCAAAACTGATTTTTGCCCCGGACAAGAACCTGGGTAATTACCTGAATTCGCAAACCGGACGTGACATGGTGTTGTGGGACGGCGCCTGCATGGTGCACGAAAAATATTCGCTGGAACGGATTGTGGAATTGATGGATGCGGACCCTGATGCCGAATTCATTGCTCATCCCGAGTGTGAAAGGCCGGTGCTGATGGTGGCCAAATATGTGGGGTCAACCACTGCATTACTGAACTACGTGCAGCAGAATGCTGCGAAGAAGTTCATCGTGGCCACCGAAAGCGGAATTTTGCACCAGATGCAGAAGGCTTGTCCCGAAAAGATGTTTATTCCCGCCCCGTCCATCGATTCGACCTGTGGTTGCAACGATTGCACCTACATGAAGTTGAATACGGTCCAGAAATTGTACCTGGCGCTGAAACACGAGCGTCCCGAGATTAAACTGGATGCCGAAACCATCGAAAAAGCCAAAGCGCCTATTCTGCGGATGCTGGAACTTTCGTAA
- a CDS encoding DUF2797 domain-containing protein, producing MQHEGNLIKMRTEANSPVRYFLPLGSDEITMNDLIGNKLSINFSGQINCIHCGKKTKRSFGQGFCYQCFQTAPEADPSVMRPELSRSHLGIARDLEWARKHDLIDHYVYLAVTDALKVGVTRYHQVPTRWIDQGASYAIKLAKTPNRHIAGVIESFLKNYMNDKTNWRAMLRNEVDLSIDLAVEKERVATLLPDELKKYLSNEHEIMSLTYPVKKFPDKIKSISLDKTPEVEGILSGIKGQYLIFEDGRVFNVRAHNGYFVELQT from the coding sequence ATGCAACACGAAGGAAACCTGATTAAGATGAGAACGGAAGCCAACAGTCCCGTTCGCTATTTTTTACCCCTTGGCAGTGATGAAATTACCATGAACGACTTGATTGGAAACAAACTGTCAATCAACTTCTCCGGCCAGATTAACTGTATCCATTGCGGAAAAAAAACGAAACGTTCTTTCGGACAGGGGTTTTGTTACCAGTGTTTCCAAACGGCCCCGGAAGCCGATCCCAGCGTAATGCGACCGGAGCTATCCCGCTCTCACCTGGGCATTGCCCGCGATTTGGAATGGGCACGTAAGCACGACCTGATTGATCATTACGTTTATCTGGCCGTAACCGATGCACTCAAAGTGGGTGTGACCCGCTATCACCAGGTGCCTACCCGTTGGATTGACCAGGGCGCCAGTTATGCCATCAAACTGGCGAAAACGCCCAACCGGCACATTGCCGGCGTGATTGAATCGTTCCTGAAGAACTACATGAACGACAAAACCAACTGGCGGGCCATGTTGCGGAACGAAGTCGATCTATCCATCGATTTGGCCGTCGAAAAGGAACGTGTGGCAACGCTACTTCCCGACGAGCTGAAAAAATACCTGAGCAACGAACACGAAATCATGTCGCTTACCTACCCGGTAAAGAAATTTCCTGATAAGATTAAAAGCATTTCACTCGATAAGACCCCTGAAGTGGAAGGTATACTCAGCGGCATCAAGGGGCAGTACCTTATTTTCGAAGACGGACGGGTTTTCAATGTCCGCGCGCACAATGGCTACTTCGTCGAATTGCAAACCTGA
- a CDS encoding branched-chain amino acid aminotransferase gives METIDWKNLGFGYRKADYNIRCWYRNGKWGELEVSGSEQVTMHMAATALHYGQEAFEGLKAFRGKDNKVRVFRMDENAKRMRNSANGIMMAPVPEDLFMDAIRKAVKMNEEHVPPFESGASLYIRPLLIGTGPQIGVKPADEFLFMVFVMPVGPYFKEGFKPTDLVIYREYDRAAPRGTGIYKVGGNYAASLRAGTRAHAEGYSAVLFLDAKEKKYLDECGPANFFGIKNNIYVTPKSTSILPSITNMSLRQLAADMGMTVEERKIPVEELAEFEEVGACGTAAVISPIKRVYDADLDKEYLYGKEPGAISQKLYNKLRAIQYGTEPDPYGWTEVIE, from the coding sequence ATGGAAACTATCGACTGGAAAAATTTAGGGTTTGGCTACCGGAAAGCCGATTATAATATCCGGTGCTGGTACCGCAATGGAAAATGGGGCGAATTGGAAGTATCCGGTTCGGAACAGGTAACCATGCACATGGCAGCCACCGCACTCCATTACGGCCAGGAAGCATTTGAAGGGTTGAAAGCTTTTCGTGGAAAAGACAACAAAGTACGTGTTTTCCGCATGGACGAAAACGCCAAACGTATGCGCAATTCCGCTAATGGAATCATGATGGCCCCGGTTCCGGAAGACCTTTTCATGGACGCTATCCGGAAAGCAGTTAAAATGAACGAAGAACATGTTCCGCCGTTCGAATCGGGAGCATCGCTTTATATTCGCCCGTTATTGATTGGTACCGGGCCGCAAATTGGCGTGAAACCTGCAGATGAATTTCTGTTCATGGTGTTTGTTATGCCGGTAGGCCCTTATTTTAAAGAAGGCTTCAAACCAACCGACCTGGTTATCTACCGCGAATACGACCGCGCCGCTCCGCGTGGGACTGGTATTTACAAAGTTGGCGGTAACTATGCTGCCAGTCTTCGAGCGGGGACCCGGGCACACGCCGAAGGATATTCTGCCGTACTGTTTCTCGATGCCAAAGAGAAGAAATACCTCGACGAATGCGGACCGGCTAACTTCTTTGGAATTAAGAACAATATCTATGTAACACCGAAGTCGACATCCATTTTGCCGTCCATCACCAACATGAGCCTGCGCCAGTTGGCTGCCGACATGGGAATGACCGTGGAAGAACGGAAAATTCCGGTAGAAGAACTGGCCGAATTTGAAGAGGTAGGCGCCTGCGGCACTGCAGCTGTTATTTCGCCCATCAAACGGGTTTATGATGCCGATCTCGACAAAGAGTACCTGTACGGAAAAGAACCCGGCGCCATCAGCCAGAAATTGTACAATAAACTTCGCGCTATTCAGTACGGAACCGAACCGGATCCTTACGGATGGACTGAAGTGATCGAATAA
- a CDS encoding patatin-like phospholipase family protein yields MKQKVALVLGSGGARGLAHIGVIEELEARGYEISSVAGTSMGAMIGGFYAAGVLEPFAKRMCSLTTRDLWHYMDLTISSRGFVKGDRIFKIIHEEFTHDVNIEKLRIPFTAVATDLVSHELEVFDKGSLFTAVRASISVPDVFTPVELDKKRLVDGGVISPIPIPYVKRRNDDILVVVNLSGDDRGYESHSKKTPRKFGHEARKKEEEKHTLHQKLAQFFTFQMPGIKFDYLETIGETFELMQREIAALTIQNHQPDIVINIPFQLATPWEFDRSAEIRATGREIAISALDAWEEKRLIKSAG; encoded by the coding sequence ATGAAACAAAAAGTCGCTTTGGTATTGGGCAGCGGTGGTGCCCGGGGCTTAGCCCATATTGGGGTAATCGAAGAGCTGGAAGCCCGTGGTTATGAAATCAGTTCGGTTGCCGGCACATCGATGGGGGCCATGATTGGCGGATTTTACGCTGCCGGGGTTTTGGAACCGTTTGCCAAACGAATGTGTTCGCTCACCACGCGCGACCTCTGGCATTACATGGACTTGACCATCAGCAGTCGCGGATTTGTAAAGGGTGACCGGATTTTCAAAATCATTCACGAAGAGTTTACCCACGATGTGAACATCGAAAAGTTACGTATCCCGTTTACGGCGGTAGCTACCGATTTGGTAAGCCACGAGCTGGAGGTATTCGACAAAGGTTCGCTCTTTACCGCTGTTCGCGCTTCCATTTCGGTGCCCGATGTGTTTACCCCGGTTGAGCTGGATAAGAAAAGGCTGGTTGATGGTGGCGTTATTTCGCCCATTCCCATTCCTTACGTAAAGCGACGGAATGATGATATCCTGGTGGTTGTTAACCTGTCTGGAGATGATCGTGGATACGAATCGCATTCGAAGAAAACACCCCGGAAGTTTGGTCATGAAGCAAGAAAGAAAGAGGAAGAGAAACATACCCTGCACCAGAAGCTGGCGCAATTTTTTACTTTCCAGATGCCCGGGATTAAGTTTGATTACCTCGAAACCATTGGGGAAACCTTTGAACTGATGCAGCGGGAAATTGCCGCCTTGACGATTCAAAATCACCAACCCGACATTGTCATCAACATACCTTTCCAATTGGCCACACCCTGGGAATTCGATCGCTCAGCTGAAATCAGGGCAACCGGAAGGGAAATTGCCATTTCAGCGCTGGATGCCTGGGAAGAAAAACGCCTGATTAAATCGGCCGGATAA
- a CDS encoding TonB-dependent receptor, protein MKARFIRVFLFAFLSLFSVTAFGQGTVTGVLVDSSTGENLVGAAAVVKGTSIGTASLFDGTFSLKVPAGKQTLLFSYIGYIPSEKEITVKDGQTLDLGKVQLKSNTVGLDEVLVVSSFARDRQTPVALSTIQPQIIQEKLGNQEFPEILKTTPSVYATKAGGGYGDARINLRGFDSNNIGVLINGVPVNDMENGHVYWSNWAGLSDVTQTMQVQRGLGASKLALSSVGGTINIITRSTDAEKGGSVYAGIGNDGMHKYMFTVSTGLMENGWAVTLSGAHSYGDGYIRGTNYDGYSYFLNVSKQINEANRLSFTIFGAPQWHNQRGTKHLISTYRGENPNIPFPIQDRYKYNSDYGYRNGQAYGGDYGYNYYHKPQASLNHYWKINEETTLSTALYASIASGGGRRVDGPNGNMLKWDYRNDQPYSNTLLTPDGHYDYDAVEKINATSLTGSQAIIGNSVNSHQWYGLLSTLNTKVNNFKITAGLDARYYKGKHTKQVDDLLGGAYFIDNSDINRPDNTPLKKGDYYSYFDYGIVRWLGLFGQGEYVTDNFSAFLSASISSQGYNRQDKFIYTPGNQYAGWTNFLPYSVKGGANYNINKHHNVYVNGGYFTRSPYFNIVYPLYTNDANKDAKYERILSTEIGYGYTSSKLNIKIGLYRTNWMDKGLRVTLGQVSSNISGLNALHQGVEFEGTYKPIPKLNIKGMVSVGDWKWQNDVSFDVFDNNNVYQGTYNAYLKNIHVGNSAQTTASLSAEMEVLNDLKLGFDYTYYGRNYADFDPSNRTKATDTSDAWKMPDVGLVDFNLNYKFKMGPFDATIYGNVNNLFNTVYISDATDGTNHDAASALVWYGFGRTWSTGLKVRF, encoded by the coding sequence ATGAAAGCACGATTTATTAGGGTTTTCCTTTTCGCTTTTCTATCGCTATTCTCCGTTACGGCCTTTGGACAAGGTACCGTAACCGGTGTATTAGTCGATTCATCAACAGGTGAAAACCTGGTAGGTGCCGCTGCAGTTGTGAAAGGCACCTCAATTGGTACAGCCTCTCTTTTCGATGGGACTTTTTCACTCAAAGTTCCGGCTGGGAAACAAACATTGTTATTTTCTTACATCGGCTACATTCCTTCCGAAAAAGAGATAACCGTAAAAGATGGTCAAACACTTGACCTGGGCAAAGTACAACTGAAATCGAATACCGTTGGTCTTGATGAAGTATTGGTTGTCAGCTCTTTTGCCCGCGACCGTCAAACACCAGTTGCCCTCTCCACCATTCAGCCTCAGATTATCCAGGAGAAACTGGGGAACCAGGAATTTCCTGAAATTTTAAAAACCACTCCATCGGTTTATGCAACAAAAGCTGGTGGTGGCTACGGTGATGCCCGCATCAACCTCCGTGGTTTCGATTCCAATAACATCGGCGTGTTGATTAACGGTGTGCCCGTAAACGACATGGAAAACGGTCACGTATACTGGTCGAACTGGGCCGGCCTTTCCGATGTAACACAAACGATGCAGGTACAGCGTGGTTTGGGTGCTTCCAAACTGGCATTGTCTTCGGTTGGTGGGACCATCAACATCATTACCCGCAGTACCGATGCTGAAAAAGGTGGTTCGGTTTATGCCGGAATCGGAAACGACGGCATGCATAAATACATGTTTACAGTTTCCACCGGATTAATGGAAAATGGCTGGGCAGTAACATTGTCCGGTGCTCACAGTTATGGCGACGGTTACATTCGGGGAACCAACTATGATGGTTATTCTTACTTCCTGAATGTTTCCAAACAAATCAATGAGGCGAATCGCCTATCTTTCACCATCTTTGGAGCGCCCCAATGGCATAATCAACGTGGAACCAAACACTTAATTTCTACCTACCGTGGAGAAAATCCTAATATTCCTTTCCCCATTCAGGACAGATACAAATACAACAGTGACTATGGTTACAGGAATGGTCAGGCTTACGGTGGCGATTACGGTTACAACTACTACCACAAACCGCAAGCTTCGCTGAACCACTACTGGAAAATTAACGAAGAAACAACCCTCTCAACTGCCCTTTATGCATCGATTGCCAGCGGAGGAGGACGTCGCGTTGATGGTCCAAATGGCAACATGTTAAAATGGGATTACCGCAATGACCAGCCTTACAGCAATACCCTGCTTACCCCGGACGGTCATTATGACTACGATGCGGTTGAAAAAATCAATGCAACTTCGCTGACTGGCTCACAGGCCATCATCGGTAATAGTGTTAACTCACACCAATGGTATGGATTATTGTCGACCTTAAATACAAAAGTCAACAATTTCAAGATTACTGCAGGTTTGGATGCACGTTATTACAAAGGAAAACATACCAAACAAGTTGATGACCTGCTGGGAGGCGCTTACTTCATTGATAACTCAGATATCAACCGTCCGGACAATACCCCCTTGAAAAAAGGCGATTACTATTCTTACTTTGACTACGGTATTGTTCGTTGGTTAGGTCTGTTCGGTCAGGGAGAATATGTAACTGATAACTTCTCGGCCTTCCTCTCTGCATCGATCTCTTCTCAGGGGTATAACCGCCAGGATAAATTCATCTACACCCCGGGAAACCAATACGCCGGATGGACCAACTTCCTTCCATACAGCGTAAAGGGTGGTGCGAACTACAACATCAATAAACACCACAATGTGTATGTAAACGGCGGTTATTTTACCCGTTCACCTTATTTCAATATTGTATACCCGCTTTATACCAACGATGCCAATAAAGATGCAAAATATGAGCGTATTCTCTCTACCGAAATTGGATATGGTTATACAAGCAGTAAACTGAACATTAAAATCGGTTTGTACCGAACCAACTGGATGGATAAAGGACTTCGGGTTACGCTCGGACAGGTCAGTTCGAACATCAGTGGTTTGAATGCTCTGCATCAGGGTGTCGAATTTGAAGGTACTTACAAACCGATTCCAAAATTAAATATCAAGGGTATGGTTTCCGTAGGTGACTGGAAATGGCAAAACGACGTATCATTCGATGTATTTGACAACAACAATGTATACCAGGGAACTTACAACGCTTACCTGAAAAATATCCACGTAGGAAATTCGGCTCAAACCACCGCTTCGCTGAGTGCCGAAATGGAAGTTCTCAACGATCTGAAATTAGGTTTCGATTACACCTATTACGGTCGTAACTATGCTGATTTCGATCCGTCGAACCGGACCAAAGCAACCGATACTTCTGATGCATGGAAAATGCCTGATGTCGGACTTGTTGATTTCAACCTGAATTATAAATTCAAAATGGGCCCCTTCGATGCAACTATATATGGAAACGTGAACAACCTGTTTAATACTGTGTATATTTCTGATGCAACCGACGGAACCAATCATGATGCAGCATCTGCACTGGTTTGGTACGGATTTGGCCGTACCTGGTCTACCGGTTTAAAAGTCAGGTTCTAA